The following are encoded in a window of Shewanella psychrotolerans genomic DNA:
- the gshB gene encoding glutathione synthase, whose amino-acid sequence MIKLGIVMDPISDINIKKDSSFAMLLAAQSRGYQLFYMEMKDLAMVNGVAMATMSLLTVKQDEQNWYQLGEATDTPLAELDAILMRKDPPFDTEFIYATYMLERAEEQGVLIVNKPQSLRDANEKLFTAWFSEFTPETIVTRDAQRIRAFYQEKGDIILKPLDGMGGSSIFRVKANDPNLGVIIETLTNHGQQYAMAQAFIPDITAGDKRILVVDGVPVPYSLARIPQKGETRGNLAAGGRGVAQPLSDSDWAIANAIGPELKKRGLIFVGLDVIGDKLTEINVTSPTCIKEIEAAFDVDITGMLMDAIEARIAR is encoded by the coding sequence GCTTCGCCATGTTATTGGCAGCGCAGTCTCGCGGCTATCAACTTTTTTATATGGAAATGAAAGATCTCGCTATGGTCAACGGCGTTGCGATGGCAACGATGAGCCTGCTAACCGTTAAGCAAGATGAGCAAAACTGGTATCAGCTTGGTGAAGCCACCGATACGCCACTGGCTGAATTAGACGCCATTTTAATGCGTAAAGATCCTCCATTTGATACTGAGTTTATCTACGCCACTTATATGCTTGAGCGCGCCGAAGAGCAAGGCGTACTGATCGTTAACAAGCCGCAAAGCTTGCGTGATGCTAATGAAAAACTGTTTACCGCTTGGTTTAGTGAGTTTACTCCAGAAACCATAGTAACTCGCGATGCTCAGCGTATTCGCGCTTTCTATCAAGAGAAAGGCGACATCATCTTAAAACCGCTCGACGGCATGGGTGGCAGCTCGATTTTTAGAGTTAAAGCTAACGATCCTAACCTTGGAGTGATCATCGAAACCCTGACCAACCACGGTCAACAATATGCCATGGCCCAGGCCTTTATTCCCGACATCACTGCCGGCGACAAGCGTATTTTGGTGGTCGATGGCGTACCTGTGCCATACAGCCTTGCGCGTATTCCGCAAAAAGGGGAAACCCGAGGCAACCTAGCCGCCGGCGGTCGTGGCGTGGCTCAGCCTTTATCTGACAGTGACTGGGCCATTGCCAATGCTATAGGCCCTGAGCTTAAAAAGCGTGGACTCATCTTTGTCGGTTTAGATGTTATTGGTGACAAACTTACCGAGATTAACGTAACCAGCCCTACTTGCATTAAAGAGATCGAAGCCGCCTTCGATGTGGATATCACCGGCATGTTGATGGATGCCATAGAAGCGCGTATTGCCCGTTAA